From a single Candidatus Methanomethylicota archaeon genomic region:
- a CDS encoding cobaltochelatase subunit CobN, whose translation MRIAFIIGYNSIAIPTLREVLEEESLKYNFKFIVTTPADCLKHIEEINTANAIFVYSHFGEIPAEFEKVLQGKIVFSICPEIPSKCPANLLLKAHEFWISGGKENFRGLIRLILRCLGLDVEVPEVVRIPWHGIYHPKLGLFEDVEDYLKVYARSPLVGILFYRDHILYKATEHVEKLIKAIEAQGLGVIAVFTKKYQNERIEIPGIEETIKKFFFKKGNRLVETIVNLTPFSLFTKGEIELLKNLNVPIINPVTSFYQSVEEWKNSDSIDYLSQVFSIILPELDGLIEPITYIFSEFEYYGSRKYVTFDPHAEFIAKRVRKWIEIRKKKPEERRIAIVLINPPCKGVEANIGVGFGLDVPESVVRLLKKLKENGYFVENIPNDGKELIKMFLERKAISEFRWTSIEEIIAKGGVLDFVDYETYSTWLNELSEDVKNKLLKDWGDPKDVLEKKIKKEFVGMVYEGKFVIPGLRFGNVVVLTQPKFGCTGSVCDGSVCRILHEPTITPPHQWFAVYRWLTRVFKADLLIHFGTHGYLEFRPGKGVGLSPSCWPEISIDNAPHVYIYAVSNPMEGMIAKRRSYATIIDHLYPPMELAEVFEDLENLIAQYKNAKNLGEVLRAEKIYEEIVEKAEKVNIRFHKDRAIEEIHNYLTTVKETQIESGLHIFGSLREEKLADYIATIMAFDTPEFPSIRRILAEALGFNYEELKQNPSEVNALGITNSQTLSFLHKLAVNMLRKLLKMNIEEVEPELIEKILNEEVIKLARIEKSV comes from the coding sequence ATGAGAATTGCTTTTATAATTGGCTATAATTCTATAGCAATTCCAACACTAAGGGAAGTTCTTGAAGAAGAATCGCTAAAGTACAACTTTAAATTTATAGTTACAACTCCGGCTGATTGTCTTAAACATATCGAAGAAATAAATACTGCGAATGCTATATTTGTTTATTCTCACTTTGGAGAAATTCCTGCAGAATTCGAAAAAGTCCTACAGGGTAAAATTGTATTCTCAATCTGTCCCGAAATCCCATCTAAATGTCCAGCCAACCTTCTGCTTAAAGCTCATGAATTTTGGATAAGTGGTGGCAAAGAGAATTTCAGAGGGTTAATTCGCCTAATCTTAAGATGTCTTGGGCTTGATGTAGAAGTTCCAGAAGTTGTGAGAATTCCATGGCATGGAATTTACCATCCAAAGCTGGGTTTATTTGAAGATGTTGAAGATTATCTTAAAGTATATGCAAGATCGCCCTTAGTTGGAATCCTTTTCTACAGAGACCATATACTCTACAAAGCAACAGAGCATGTTGAAAAACTCATAAAGGCAATTGAAGCTCAGGGGCTTGGAGTAATAGCGGTTTTTACAAAAAAATATCAAAATGAGCGAATAGAAATTCCAGGTATTGAGGAAACTATAAAGAAGTTCTTTTTCAAAAAAGGAAATCGATTGGTTGAAACAATTGTGAATCTAACACCTTTTTCACTATTCACTAAAGGTGAAATAGAATTGTTAAAGAATTTGAATGTACCAATAATAAATCCAGTGACCTCTTTCTATCAAAGCGTTGAAGAATGGAAAAATTCCGACTCAATAGATTACCTCAGCCAGGTTTTCAGCATTATTTTGCCAGAGCTCGATGGATTGATTGAACCCATTACCTATATCTTTTCTGAATTTGAATATTATGGATCGAGAAAATACGTCACTTTCGATCCCCATGCAGAATTCATTGCTAAAAGAGTGAGAAAATGGATTGAAATCAGGAAGAAAAAGCCTGAAGAGAGAAGGATTGCAATTGTTCTAATAAATCCACCATGTAAAGGCGTTGAGGCAAATATAGGCGTTGGTTTTGGCTTAGACGTGCCAGAGAGTGTTGTTAGATTGCTTAAAAAGCTAAAGGAAAATGGCTACTTTGTTGAAAATATTCCCAATGATGGAAAAGAGCTCATAAAGATGTTCTTAGAAAGGAAAGCGATAAGTGAATTCAGATGGACAAGTATTGAAGAAATTATTGCAAAAGGCGGAGTCCTTGATTTCGTTGATTATGAAACCTACTCCACTTGGCTAAATGAATTGTCAGAAGATGTGAAGAATAAACTTCTGAAAGATTGGGGAGATCCAAAGGATGTTCTTGAGAAAAAAATTAAGAAGGAATTCGTAGGAATGGTTTATGAAGGCAAATTCGTAATCCCAGGGCTTAGATTTGGAAATGTCGTTGTCTTGACTCAGCCAAAGTTCGGTTGTACTGGTAGTGTTTGTGATGGAAGTGTTTGTAGAATTCTTCATGAACCAACAATAACTCCACCACATCAATGGTTTGCAGTCTATAGATGGTTAACAAGAGTTTTCAAAGCAGATTTATTGATCCACTTTGGAACCCATGGCTATCTTGAATTTCGTCCAGGTAAAGGAGTTGGTCTATCTCCTTCATGCTGGCCAGAGATAAGTATTGATAATGCTCCTCATGTCTATATTTACGCAGTTTCAAATCCAATGGAAGGAATGATTGCAAAACGGAGGAGTTATGCTACAATAATAGACCACCTTTATCCACCAATGGAACTTGCTGAAGTCTTTGAAGATCTTGAAAATCTCATTGCTCAATACAAAAATGCAAAGAATTTAGGAGAAGTTTTAAGAGCTGAGAAAATCTATGAAGAAATTGTTGAAAAAGCTGAAAAAGTAAATATAAGGTTCCACAAAGATAGAGCAATAGAAGAGATTCATAATTATCTAACCACAGTTAAAGAGACTCAAATAGAATCTGGACTTCACATCTTTGGAAGTCTAAGAGAGGAAAAGCTTGCAGATTACATCGCAACAATAATGGCATTCGATACTCCAGAATTTCCATCAATTAGAAGGATTCTTGCTGAAGCTCTAGGTTTTAATTACGAAGAGCTAAAACAAAATCCAAGCGAGGTGAACGCTTTAGGAATTACAAATTCTCAAACCCTAAGTTTTTTGCATAAGCTTGCTGTTAACATGCTTAGAAAGTTGCTGAAAATGAACATTGAAGAAGTTGAGCCAGAGTTAATTGAAAAAATCCTTAATGAAGAGGTGATAAAACTTGCTCGAATTGAAAAGTCAGTTTAA